The Hevea brasiliensis isolate MT/VB/25A 57/8 chromosome 9, ASM3005281v1, whole genome shotgun sequence nucleotide sequence CTCTTTAGTCCAACAATATGGGATTATACTATCTGAAAAAAAGAGCTACCTGGCCCAAACTGATATTGAATTCCTtggaatgaaatttgaaaatgggATGTAACAGCCTTGtaatacccctaatttttaaataattattttatatgtaaatataaatattttagtctaacccctagtattgtgggcttcgcgtaggtaccttTAATTCACAGAAATTCAACAGTTGCTTGGGTCTACAATTTCAAACCGGGCAAGCAGGCTATCGAAAAAGTTTCAGAATGGGATTgaaattataggctaccccaccattttcaaacATTCCGGACACGTCTCCAAGGTCAggattggcataggtaaacccgaaccttactttttcttaattatctagtgcttgattacgattaaaaatctataaaatatttgtggcaggttaaaaaattataattccttttgcattagcttaataatattgctaagaaccgcgggacaaaattttagaatttttaaagctcatttggacagtttttgcaaaagggttaattatagggactaaattataatttttcaaattgtggttgttgactgtttggatgggcccaagtggggccatgtgatgtgattgagttgtggatgtgtgacttgtggatatagaagtgtattttgagcccttttgcaggttggataggtcttaggtataggggagactctgtcggattttcggcacgacttagggtgtctttgatcatttctaaacttgtattgcatcaaatatattaaataattgtaatgaaattgtcaggtgagccggaacagccttcctcctctgcccaaccaccgcagtgacctcggtttaagtctgtgagtaaaatattaattttaattataatttcaatattattatatattcaggcatgcccatgcatcacttataaatatgtatctatgtacttAAATACTAGGCATATTTTATACTGAATTCTTAATTGATAAAGTGCCATGAAtatatggtaatttggagcagtgtgcgtgcgttggcttgtgtgtggtgtgtggtattagatatggataggacggataGACGCGGCTTCAGAGACACTCATTGGGACtcgatcctttatggataagtcggggtaggcacgactcaagatgatctcgctggcccccgcatttggtttatcaaacaaaagtccgacttgagagacactcgctggtagaggttggattaagagagctgtataggagatcagctcccatatatttactatttgaatattattgggtgtgtgagtgcttcaaattgtctttttactgttatgatgtgatttgtataaaaattttgatggTATTGCATTCCAATCttcaggatgcattagctttagatagctatagaaattatggttaaaatcagtattttactctctgagtctaacgctcactcctgtttaccttattttttcaggctacaggaggattctttgttgtgactaacctgctcctCTTATTCGTAGGTCAATTAGtaatatttaatgtattttatataatttagctaaattctagaactccgcatatgttaggagtattttaatcaatttgggaccgtaatataatattatattgaatTTGTAAGCATTTTAAATACATGTATTGgactggatgagagagctgagctcccatttgattttatgtcattatgagtatgtggagggtgagttgagctctccaaattataatatattgtgcttacaggtcgggcgagtaaaAAACTCTCTGTTGTATAGTCCATGTTATGGTCAGACTCTGTcccattgaattcttgaaattgggcttaaaatgggccttaggattgggttaaggaataattaggcttactacgggcctcgggggatttaggctggcccaggtcttagtgccggtctggccgataggttgggttgtgacaaacCTGGACCATACATTGCCCAAGAATTGCTCAAATTCTTAGATACAAATCTCACTATCAAATAAATTCGGCAATTTATTAGAATTATCAACTATCTCAGAGAATTTATCCCTCATGTGTCTAAATACACTAGTCAGCTTTTCAAGATGCTAAAAAAGAAGGCCCCCACTTGGGGTAATGAACAGACCATAACTGTAAAAGTTTTGAAGAAAATAGCTCAAAACCTCCCTCCTCTAAAAATTCTAAGCACAGGGAAAAGAATTCTCTAGACTGACACCAGTGACGAATATTGGGGTGCTattttacttgaagaacttgatgGAAAGCAATAAATTTGTGGTCATGCAAGTGGATAATTCAAAGAGTCTGAAAAATACTATCACACGATTTACAAGGAGATCTTGGCCATTAAGAATGGAATCAAGAATTTTGAGTTTCATCTTATCGGCCATCGTTATCTGATAGTAATGGACAATTCATCTTTTTCAAAGGTTcttcattttaaaaaataagacTATTTCAAAACCACAATTATTGAGGCTCAAAAGCTGGTTTGATAAATATGACTACACTATCCAACATATAAAGGGGCATCTCAATCTCATTTTAGACCTCCTCACCAGACCACTAAACATATCTTTACTCACTTTTTTTCAAACAACTCCTCTCATCTTCATGGCAGACTCCTCCAGCTCCTCTAAAACTCAGATATCACAGTTTCTCATTCCAGCAATAAAAATATTTCTACCCTGATGCACTCCAACAATGACCCTGTCCCAAATTGTTGAATTTGGAAAAAACCATCTGTTCCATTTTCAAAACCTATCCAATGTCCTCAGACAACATAAAGACAATCAGACTCAGTTTCATCCAGATGCTCCATTCCTCACAGTATTCTATTTTAGTCCCTCAGATGACCTGCTGCTTAAAGAAGAATGGTTCTTATGGTGCATGATTATTCTCTATGCTGTTGGTTTTGAAGTTTCTACCATACCCATGTACTATTTCCTAAATGACAATAGCAATTAGAAAAAAATCATATGAAACTTTCTTGAATGGTTCAAGCCAATTCCTCAATGGTGCAATGACCTAAAAAAGATCATCAATCACTATGGTCTATGGTGTAGATCATCTGACGATGGTAAGAAATTTTGTTCACTATTCATCATGCATCGACCTTTCTTTAGAAATCCTGAAGGGATACTGTGGACTCAAAATTCAGTCTATGAATACCTAACTTATTTCAAGTCTATCACCACAAGAGACACCTCCACTATCCTCAGGAAGAAAATTACAACCTATCTTCATGAACTCAACCATTGTAGGCCTAAAGCTCAAATTTTGGAATCAACCTCTATAGGTCTAAAAGCAAAACCTAAAGCATTCTCAGACTATAGTTCAAAGATTTGGCAAGATTCACAAGAtccaacaaatatggacattgacaCCAAGCTTTTTGGTGAACCTGGTAGCTCATGGAAAAAAGATTTTTATGGCAAGGACATTGATTCTGATGACTCAACTTATTACAATAATAATTTGAGTCCCAATCAGAACTCCTTCTAAAGAAGAACTCTTCCAGGAAAAACCAAAAGACACCTAGAAAATCCAAAATGTAGCCTGTAGACTATTCTGGCACAAGTATCACAGCATGTAATCCATGATAGATGCCATCAGTAGACTGTCTCTCTGAAGCTGGAAAAAAATATATCtgtataattaattttagttaagtaAGTCCTCTGTATAATTAATCTTAGTCAAATGAGTCATTTGTCTTTATGTATGAGTTAGGTATGAGTCATGTGCCTATCTAACTAGTTCTTATCTTGTTAGATGTCTCCACTTAACTATTAGGTAGACATGTATTTGTATAAAAAGTAGTTGAAATAGTTCCAGCTTTCCTCCTATAAAAAGGAAGCTTTGGTTTTATTTGTAGTAAGAGTTACCAAGCAATAACGTTCCAGcttccttatcttatcttatagcTTTGTAAGTTTCTCTCCCTCTCCTGAAAGTTAAGAATTCTATCTTATTCATATCATCCTCTACTAAGGCATGAGTATACTCTACGCTTGCTACTCTTAGTGGATCCTGTGTATTAGAAAATGCTAGTTCATTGATCTTTTGCTATGATCCTCTAAATCTAGTTCTGTATAATAATACAAAAGGGTAAAGTTTTGAGATTTATTTGGCCATGGTGACTTATGTTATCTCGGCACCACATGAGTATTATTATGCTTAACTCAGGTTTAGGAACTCCCAGCCAATGatgaatattttttaaatttaaaaattatatttttattatttatttattaataattttaaaaaataatatatatccaCGAATATCTAGTTtagataaatgctcaatttaaatatttatttataatttttttttatataaaatgaagAGGGATTTCACTTGATTTCATAATAATCGCAAGACTAAGAAGATTTACAGTCACTTTAAAGCTTCGGTTACAGTAGGGTTCTTGTTGAATTATTTTTGTTGTATTCCTCAGGGTGATTGGATTGATTCGAAGAATACAGAGAGAAAAGTTAGCTTGGATGTGGTCCTAGTTATTCGGGCAATTTATTATGATTTGTAGCAGATGCTGGGCAGGTTGTAGAAAGAAAGAAGGGCTTATCCGTGGCTATGAAAGAGATGCTCAACTACATGTTCTTTGAATGTCAGGTTTATTTGCGCGTAAAGAATAGACTGTTAGTTGAAAAATCCAtgcaaattaaatcaaattttgcTTTCTCTGTCTACATCAATTCCCATAGCCATAGATGAAGCAAGTGGCTAGCTGGAATGTTCATCCTCTGTCAGTTACATACGGTACGCATTTTCTCAAACCCCATTTCCTCTTTCAGTCTGAGCAAACAATAATGTTAATCGGCACCTTAATAAAGAGTTGATACATTCCTCATTTAGaatgattttaattttaactatGGGTTAATTTCCACAAGCTATTGTATTCAGCTTAAGCAATCTGGTGAGTTCTGAAGATGCAAATGCAATGGCGAAGCTATGAAGGGAAAAGGAGTCATGGTCTcactaaatttctcaacattcctTGCTACATTCATTGATAAACTAATTGATCTCTCCGAGGACCAGGAATCCCACATTCATTAGGTATGAACATGATATTGCTTAATATGGTGTATGGCCCTTTTAACTTAGCAGCATGAGAGCCTTAACTCTAATACCACATGTTAAGGCATCAACTTTTGCCATTAGGTGGGACGTCCCATGTATTTTGTCAAGTAATGTCGTAAAATGTCAATCAGATTTGTGATTGATCTGAACTCAATTTAACTTGACAGCATGACAACCTTAACTCTAATATCACATTGTAAGGTATCAACTTTTACCTTTTATTATTAGGTGGGACGTCCCATGTATTTTGTCAAGTAATGTCATGTAAAATGTCAATCAGATTTGTGATTGATCTGAACTCAATAGCCATGGCTAACAAAGAATTATTTCTCATGACTTAATTGCATATCTCATATTTTATTAGCTTAAATAGCAAGATCAGAAACAATTTAGGATCTATTTGGATGGGGTGAGGGAAGGGTAATTAATGGAAGGATAAGGGAGGGTAAAGAAGGGCAAGGGTGAAGAgggttacaataaaaaaaaatttgatgttTGAAAAGAGGTGAATTAATGGAAAGGTAATGAAATGTAATGTATATTCTTCATGTTTGGAAAGAGGTAAAAgaatgataaataattattacaaaaataccattttttattagataatttattaaatagtaAACTCATTatgataaatattaaatttacaaataATAATGGTCCACtataaataatcataaaattAATAGATCAAAACAATAATACACAAATCCAACAAAGATTGAATAAAAAAtagattatttagaaaaaaaaatcataattgaaGCATAATAATTGAAGCAAATTATTgaaagaataaataaaaaaataataattgaagtACAATAATTGTAGtaaactatttaaaaataaataattgaaaacAGAAAAACTATGTATGGCCACTTGAGAGATAAGACATTTATTTTTAGTGGTACGCTAGGTTTATTTTTAATAGGTATGAttagatttttaataaaaaattaaggatacaatagaaaaataaaaaataaagtaatttttaGGTCTCACCTCCCCCTGCTTACATCCCAATTTCGagtgtaagaaaaattgagatttgagggATAAGGGAGGGTAAGCCTTACCCTTACTTACCCTTATCCTTTACTAACTCATCTCTTTCCCAAACAGGGGTATAGTAATTACTTACCCCTTATTACCCTTATTTACCTTTTCCTCACCCCCACCCAAACAGAGCATTATGCATTACCATTTTCATATTAGGTAATCTCCATTTATTATGgagattttatttattattttcaagAAATTAATAAATCCATTCATTTATGAGGTTCCCCTTTATTTGTCATCTCTCTCGAAATCCTGTAGCACTTATCCATTCAGCATTACCCTAAACTCTGTAGTTGAACATGCCTTGTTCTCTAGGAGTGAGCATATTTCAGCTCAAATCAAAAAATCGAACAGAATCAAATCAATTCGGTTTAATTAgtttggttttaaaatttaatcggttcggttttgaagggAAAAAATCGATAAAATCGAACAgaactgaatagtaattttatatattcaaatcgaatcaaatcgaactgaattaatttttaaattaatttatttttatggggaatttataaattatatttaattatatatatataaattgttaatttcattgattaatggttattgggTCCAAGCCAaaatcaaaattagaccaaataacttgaaaattaagtctaaattaaaaaattaatcaaaaatcaaaatcgatCGATTTGAACTGAATCGAAATAGAGCGGTTCGGttcaatttctaaaatatgtaattcggctttcataatttaattcagttcagtttggtttgaaccgaatgctcacaaTGTTCTCTATATAACGGGGATAAGAAAAAGCTTTTGTGAGAGAAGTTAGCATGCAAAAAGCTTGGTTCTATGAGGAGCATGGTCCTAAGGAAGTCCTCAAATTGGGAGACTTCCCAATTCCTTCTCCACTGCACAATCAGCTATTAGTTGAAGTTCGGGCTGCTGCTTTGAATCCTATTGATTCCAAAAGACGTCAAAAACCCTTTTGTCCTTCAGAATTTCCAGTGAGTAGGAATTCATAATAAGAGACATAAATTTAGGGAGAGGTGGGATTGTGGGGTGCTGAGAGAGTGAGATAATCATTGTGAATCCATTTCTTTGAGAATGATACATGTTCAAATAGTACTTTGGTGACATTGCAAGAAATTTGAGAACTTCCTAGAATGTTACTGAATAAGAAGATAACTAGGGCATGCAAAATGAGACCTTTAAAATTTTGTTCTCCTAATGAATCATGCGATTATAACATGTATAATGACTACTGTGCAGGTGGTCCCTGGCTGTGACGTGGCAGGTGTGGTGGTAGCAAAAGGCAGTGGTGTTACAAAATTTTGTATTGGTGATGAGGTTTATGGAAACATTCAAGACTTTAATGCAGAGGGACAACCAAAGCAGCTTGGGACACTGGCAGAGTTCATAGTCGTGGAGGAGAGTTTGGTTGCAAAGAAGCCAAAAAACCTTTCATTTGAAGAGGCTGCTAGCTTGCCACTTGCTGTTCAGACTGCAATTGAAGGTTTCATAACTGCAGATTTTAAAGAGGGGGAGAATATTTTTGTAGTTGGTGGAGGTGGTGGGGTTGGCAGTTTAGTTGTTCAGCTTGCGAAGCATTTATTTGGATCTTCTTATGTTGTTGCTACTTGTAGCACTCCTAAGGTGGAATTTGTCAAAAGTTTGGGAGCTGATGAAGTTGTTGACTACACCAAGACAAGATATGAGGAAATTGAGGAGAAATATGATTATGTTTACGATACAATTGGTATGTTTCCACTTGACCTCGTAGATTGCAGCTTCCATTCTGAGAAAGTGTTTCATATTGAGCTCTTTTTTCTATTAACCTCAACTTTTGCGATGGATGAATCTTAATTCTGTTGATCTGCTAAAACTATTGCATTTTTTTatcatattaaaatattaaatggaggTATTATTTTAGTATAATTTTGTTTTGTTTCTTTCTGTAAATGTCTCTTAATTTATAATTTGATCTTCAGGCGACTCCAAGAATTCTTTTGTGGTAGCTAAGGATGGCGCACCAATTATTGACATAACCTGGCCGCCCTCAAATCCAAGGGCTGTTTATTCAAGCTTGACAGTTTCAGGGGAAAACCTGGAGAAGCTTGAGCCATTTCTGGAGACTGGCAAACTCAAGGCTGTGATTGATCCTACCGGTCCATATAATTTTATGGATGTAATCCAAGCTTTTGGTTATTTAGAAACTGGAAGAGCCCGCGGAAAGGTTGTTATCTCTTCCTTCCCATCAGAGCACCATCTCCATCCTGCCATATGCGAAAGCAAGAACAATATCTGAGATTTGTATTCGCAGAAGATTCTGTTTTATTGGTGTGAATTTATTCAGGGTTGTTAAAAATAGCAGAAATGAATGTATTGAATATGCCTGTCATAAGTTTTGAGTTTCTGGTTGTTTTCTTGTGTATCAGTGTCTTAATTCTTTTGTTCCTCCTCCATAAGAAATTAATATACTAAGTTATTATTCCtggtttttcatttatattttctcTTCCTTAATGAGAAGTATGCTTGATTAGAATTAATATCATGATGAATTTGGAACTCCCTGTTGTACAGGgcatttgatatatatatatatatatatatacactgtcAAAAGTTAGAATTTCATTTAAAAGAGTCCAATGGACTATTACAAAGATAGAATCAAGCCTTAGacccattaaaaaaataaataaataaaactcaatttgTTCTTTTTTAACTTTTGGTTGAATTTAATCCAAAGTTTTATTTTATACTCAAATTAACCCAATTGATTAATATAtgtcattttttaatatttaattattttttaatattaaaatattatataattatttaaataaaaataaaaatattatttttattattcaatattattaattaaactgaaaatataaaaaatatctttatattttaatataattaattaaaattttaattaattttaattatttaaatgaaaaaatatgatttttgtacttcatgcttttaatttaaaattagaaaattataattaaataaaactaaaaatataaaaacattatttttccatattattaattaatattaaaaaagtaaaatataaaaataactaattataattaattaattaagattaaaaataattaattaagtaattaatattaaaaaataattaattttaaaaatatttaaaaaattaaaaaaaaggtaaCTCACATACCAATGTGGTGAGTGAGTTATACCTTACTCAAAATTGAACTAAATtagacataaattaaaatttttaaattaaattaaattaaaattaaattaaattaaatcttttCAATAAATATAAGGAGAAAATTAGACTTTATTCTAAAATAAAAAATGCTCACACAACCTAGCTAATAGTGTAGGCCCAAAGCCCACAGTTCCAAAACCCTGGGGTTAAGCTATGTTGGGGTCTCTCGCACAGCGTTGCTTGCCATCATTGATTCTTCACCGTGCCATTTATGCTATTAAGAAAAAGCCCAGCCTCAACGGGCAAATAGAGCAATCACCAGAAGCTAAAAATCGAAGGAAAACTCTGCCACTGGAAGCCATGCAAGGCTAAGATCTAACCATATGAGCATAAAAACCCCATCGTCAAGTGCATCGCCCCAAGCTCCCAAAGATTGAAGCCAAGATCTATCAACAGTGACTTAGAAGCAGAGCTAGCACCAATGTCAGGACCTCGAGATACCATCTTCTCCATAGCTCACAGAGCCATAGTTGCACCAACACACAACCAATTAAGGCATACAAACAAAAAATGCAGATCACAACCTTCATTAGTGTTCCACGAATCTGCAACCAAGTAAAATGGAGATATTTACAATCCAACCTAAGTTAGTGAAGGCAAACTGTTGGAATCCTACattagaaaaatataaaataaaggaccaatatgtaatattaaattaattaatcattttgatatataaaataatttaatcaactGATATTCTCTTCAAATTTAACGCAAACCCACGTTAAATTATTTCATTCAACCAACTACAATTGTGATTTTGGCATATTGTTTCAAATTCTATGATATATTCAGCGGCTTTGTTACGAAACTGCCAAAGAGATCCTATCTTCATTTTCTTCTCGTAGAAGAATTGCTAGaggttaaatgaaaattaaatttactaAAGTTTATTCGATAAATGTCTAAATTATATGTATTAATTACATAAATTATTTGTCACCATCAAGGGTTGATTAATTCACCATCAGCTATTAATAATAAGTAAATCAACATGACAATTTGAGGTTTGGATTAGCGATTAAGTTTTGTCAGCAACGGTTAGCTTTTAGCATCAAATGTTTATCTTATCAGAGTAATCAAGTAATAATCTATTACCTAGAGGCTATAGACACAATCAACATTGAAATACTCCctttttccaattttttttttagcaCTCTGATAGGAAAATGGACATCCTCTTCACCATCTTCACCTTCACAGCAATCCCAGTTCTTCTAATCTTCATGACTTTCTTGTGCCTCATGCTCAAACTCTACACCGGCAAAGACATAAAAAACCCAAACTACGCACCAGTAAACGGCACAGTGTTTGGCCAGCTTTTTTACTTCAACAACCTCTACGACCACCAAACTGAAGTGGCCCAAAAACAGAGGACTTTTAGGCTTCTTGGTCTTGAGGAGAGCGAACTGTACACCACTGATACGAGAAACATAGAGCATATGTTGAAAACGAATTTCGATAAATATTCCAAAGGGATGTATAATCAAGATATCGTGACTGATCTTTTTGGTGAAGGTATATTCGCTGTTGATGGAGATAAGTGGAGACAACAAAGGAAGCTTGCTAGTTTTGAATTCTCCACGAGAATTCTTAGAGATTTTAGCTGTTCTGTTTTTAGAAGAAATGCTGCTAAACTTGTCAGACTCATGTCCGAGATTGCGATTGCTGAAAGGGTTTTTGATATGCAAGTGAGTCGATGAAATTAGCTCTTTTTTCTTGGGATCATTTTACTTTGTTTAATTAACTAATGATTTGATGACTTTTCTGTTATAATTGGTAGGATGTTCTGATGAGATGCACCTTGGATTCCATATTCAAAGTGGGTTTCGGAGTGGAATTAAATTGCTTGGAGGGTTACAGCAAAGAGGGAACTGCTTTTATGAAGGCCTTCGATGACTCGAATGCCTTGGTCTATTGGCGCTATGTGGATCCATTCTGGAAACTCAAAAGGTATTTCAGTATTGGGTGTGAGGCTTCACTTAAGAAGAATATCAAAATCATCGACGACTTTGTACGCAATCTTATCCGCACCAGAAGAGAGCTGTTTACAGAGCAACGATGTCAGGTTTATTTCTTGCAAATTTCTGATCTTTCTTAATTTGATTTATTAGTTTATGATAAAAAAACTGATCAAATTCCTGATAATTCAAGAATGTCAAAGAGGATATACTATCCAGGTTTTTGTTGGAAAGCGACAAGGATCCAGAGAAAATGAATGATCGTTATCTGAGAGATATTATTCTAAATTTTATGATTGCTGGTAAAGATACTAGTGCAAATACTCTTTCCTGGTTCTTCTATATGCTTTGCAAGAACCCTCTAGTCCAGGAAAAAGTTGCACAAGAAGTGAGAAAGGTCACAGGTAGTAGTCAAGATGATGATACTGAAGTTGAAGATTTCATGGCAAAAATAACTGATACAACACTTGAGCAAATGCATTATCTTCATGCGACATTGACAGAGACCCTGAGGCTATACCCTGCAGTTCCAATAGTAAATTTGCCTCTACTATCCACTATTTATAGTTTCTTAATTTTATGCAAAaccattaataatttaatattgttaACATACTTCCTTAATGTACTCAAGGATGGGAGATGTGCAGAAGTAGACGATGTTCTTCCTGATGGGTTTAGGATGAAAAAGGGAGATGGATTGTACTACATGGCCTATGCCATGGGCAGGATGACTTATATTTGGGGAAAGGATGCTGAGGATTTTCGGCCAGAAAGATGGCTCAGCAATGGGATTTTCCAACCTGAATCGCCGTTTAAATTCGTAGCATTTCAcgtaatctctctctctctctctctctctctctctctctctctgttgtTGCAAATATAGTTCATCATACATTACTGCTTAAAATTTTTGGTACCTCGTTTTACATAACTTGCAGGCTGGTCCTCGGATATGTTTGGGAAAAGATTTTGCTTACCGACAGATGAAGATAGTATCAATAGCCCTTCTCCGATTCTTCCGCTTTAAATTGGCTGATGACACCAAAAAAGCAACTTATAGGACTATGTTCACACTTCACATTGATGGTGGTCTCCATCTTCGTGCAATACCGAGGACACGCTTATAAATGTTTGAATATATGAAGCAAATAATCATCACATAAGGTGAACTTTAGCAAAATGAAAGTCGCACTTATACTTCtttatatatacatgtatatatatataaaagatgagAAGGGGATTCGAACTTGGCACTTTGTCTAAATTGAAAGATACAT carries:
- the LOC110656253 gene encoding cytochrome P450 704C1, producing the protein MDILFTIFTFTAIPVLLIFMTFLCLMLKLYTGKDIKNPNYAPVNGTVFGQLFYFNNLYDHQTEVAQKQRTFRLLGLEESELYTTDTRNIEHMLKTNFDKYSKGMYNQDIVTDLFGEGIFAVDGDKWRQQRKLASFEFSTRILRDFSCSVFRRNAAKLVRLMSEIAIAERVFDMQDVLMRCTLDSIFKVGFGVELNCLEGYSKEGTAFMKAFDDSNALVYWRYVDPFWKLKRYFSIGCEASLKKNIKIIDDFVRNLIRTRRELFTEQRCQNVKEDILSRFLLESDKDPEKMNDRYLRDIILNFMIAGKDTSANTLSWFFYMLCKNPLVQEKVAQEVRKVTGSSQDDDTEVEDFMAKITDTTLEQMHYLHATLTETLRLYPAVPIDGRCAEVDDVLPDGFRMKKGDGLYYMAYAMGRMTYIWGKDAEDFRPERWLSNGIFQPESPFKFVAFHAGPRICLGKDFAYRQMKIVSIALLRFFRFKLADDTKKATYRTMFTLHIDGGLHLRAIPRTRL
- the LOC110656252 gene encoding 2-methylene-furan-3-one reductase, with product MQKAWFYEEHGPKEVLKLGDFPIPSPLHNQLLVEVRAAALNPIDSKRRQKPFCPSEFPVVPGCDVAGVVVAKGSGVTKFCIGDEVYGNIQDFNAEGQPKQLGTLAEFIVVEESLVAKKPKNLSFEEAASLPLAVQTAIEGFITADFKEGENIFVVGGGGGVGSLVVQLAKHLFGSSYVVATCSTPKVEFVKSLGADEVVDYTKTRYEEIEEKYDYVYDTIGDSKNSFVVAKDGAPIIDITWPPSNPRAVYSSLTVSGENLEKLEPFLETGKLKAVIDPTGPYNFMDVIQAFGYLETGRARGKVVISSFPSEHHLHPAICESKNNI